The Elaeis guineensis isolate ETL-2024a chromosome 5, EG11, whole genome shotgun sequence DNA segment ataatatcatatattaatattttataatataatattataaataataataatataatatgttgcaataaataaaataatatataataataaaatatattattttacatattgatataatactataataatataataatagagcataatatattataatatattatctattaatagttataatatattataatatataataatattatattatacaatATTATAATAGTGTATAACAATAAAgtaatataatatactaatattttataatataatattacaaatactaatataacaatataatatatgataatatattataataatataatatagaataataaaatataatagttatataatatattataataatataatatattctgatatattatatattaatataatataatataatatattataatataatactataataatttataatgttagatattataataatatattttatagggTGGTGTCATTAAGGGACAACTTATAAAATCGTCCTATCAAAGAACGACTCTTTCTCTGATCCATTTATCATCCAGCTAGCGATCATATCGATGAAGTGGATGGAAAGTTATCTCATCAGAGGATGATTTTTTTCTGTacgatattttaataaataatttaaaaaaatattattttaatatttttttaaattaattataaattaataaaaaattcagacatgtcACGGTCAAGTGGAAGCCCAGCGTCCAACCACGACTTACTGGAATAGGAAGCCGGGTTGATTGATTTGTGAACGCGGATTCTCGGGTAAACCGCCCTGGTCGGTCCGTAGCCGACGCCATCCTGAACAATGTCAGCAGATATGACGCCACTGCTAACGTTCTCCCGGAAAGAAAGGAGAATTGGCCTTGAAGTTTATTCTACAAAAGAAGCTTGGGATGCGTTTGCGCCGCCTTGTAGCAACTTCCCCGCCCCAGAGGAAACCTGGACTGGTTTAACCCCGATGCGTCTCCGTCAGGATTCGGtcttttttcttcttcgtttTGAACGAGTGGGATGAGGTTTAATTGGCTGAAAATTCATGGCTCAGGATAATGACTGAAGTTTTTAAACATAATTTGAAACATTGCGTTGCCTGACATGCAAAATATAAATTCTTGGCTCTTCCCATCTGAATTATTCTCATGATTATTTATGTTTGCAGGAGCAACCTCCGCGTATGGTCTTCATAGTTGAGTGATTGGCGGATGGATGGAAATTGTCTAAAATTGTTGAATTCTCTCCAAAGACTACATTGCTCGATGAATAGGTGGATTGGATTGAATtagaaaattatgagaaaaactgtaCAAgttaaatgtttttttttttttttttttttttttttttttcggggagAGATAAAGCATCCAAGTGCCACAATGATATTccttttcaattagaattattcaattagataatatttaaaatttcaaatcataTGGTTTTCGCATCCTAAATCTAAGAAACACAAATAGACAAaagatatttataaaatatatatgtatgATGGGAAGACCATCACTGGGATTTGAATTCCGTGATTGGTAGATGGTTAGAAATTGTATAAAATTGTTGAATTGTTTGCCATAGACTAAATTGCTCCATGAATAGGTGGATCAGATTGAATtagaaaattatgagaaaaactacaCAAGTTgaatgtttttttctttttttttttttccggagaGATAAAGCATCCAAGTGACATAATGATATTCCTAGTCAATTGGAATTATTCAATTAGATTATGCACACCCTAAATCTAAGAAACACAAACAGACAAAAAAATGTCTTGAGTGATGTACCTTTCTCAAGTAGAAAGGAGCTCCAATAGCAGAGATAACATTGGTCAACAAACAATCTGATATGTTAAAGTCATTggttaataaaataaaaacataatAGATGATCCAAAGATGACAAAATCATGATGTCTACCTATGATTTCTTTCTTAATGATGAAAGTTCAATGCTTTGAGCTAAAAATTAAGAGTTTGGCTTCAtcgtattttttttatgatggtaCTTGTTATAATTTTTAACTTTCCGCTCTCCACCTATCAAAAGGTATAACTGATGATTCATCTCTTTACCTATTCGCCTGGTTAAGAGATTTTCAAGTCCATAAATTTTTAATGGGTGATAGGATTTTGTTTCCATTGGATTAACTAGTTTTATTGAAGTTTTTTAAACTTGTTTTGACCCATCGATGTCTCCATATTATGTCCCAACCGCTCCGTTCCTGCAAAGTCTCCCCTCTTTTTCCATACCTGGCTCCAAAGCCCATGGTGGAACCAGCGTCCCCCTCTCTTCCCATACCCTACAAAGTCTCCCCTCTCTCATCCCTCCTTCCAATGGCACCGGAGAAACAAATACGAGATGGGCCCCATATCTTATCATATTTTCTCTGatgccaattttaaagaaaaaatttaaaagttaaaaacTTTTTTCGTAACGAAGGCATCAAACCcgtgattaaaaaatatatatattttctcttttcttcactatcaaaatttattttatatgagGACATACTACATAACCGGTGATAgacatccaataaattaattatcaagtaagttaagatatatttttaaatcaattaatatataatttttaaataaaaaattcatcaatATATAATACGAACATACTTAGTAAAATAGTCATTTAGCAATTCAATACATAATTTCTGTAATATTATACTGATCAATACACACTACATTGCTAAGTGATATATATTTATCGATTTTTGATATATATCGAAAGCTTCTTTAATACACATCCAATAatgattgatatatatatatctttaaataaattgatatataaatttTAGAATATGAAGTTCGTCAATATATAGTATAGAATTAGGTGATATATATCATTATCAACCTAATAGGTGAGCGTGATGACATGCCAACCCATGTGGGTTCACTTTTTGAATACGTTTTTGCGAATCACCGGTAGTTTGCGCCTAACTTAATCCGTACTCCACGTTAAGCACGCGGCTAAGTCCATGCGAAGACGATGCCAAAAAAAAATTGTCGTGGTGTCTGTGCTTTGTCGGCAAGATGGATGTATACAgtttttctcaaaaaaagatGGATACATGCAATGGATTCAGAGGGCAAGATGAGGCTATAGGTACAAAACTTTCATGGTTGGTCTGCGCCTCCCAATTGCGCTCATGACTTAAAATAGGTGTTATATCCTTCTCACAAAACAAAGATTTATCTTCGTTCACATAAATCCACATTGGATCGCATAACGACCACTCCAAGATCTGTGGAGATCTATATAAGATGCGATTTAACAGTTAATGTCACACAAGAAAACCAATCATTCTTTATAAATATATCCATGCTATTAACAGTGTAAATCGTGGGATGTCTCCCGAAAATGCTATTTGATTCATGAACCGGCTCTTTGCCTGCACTACCAAAGGTGTCCTGTTTGGTGGCATCTCAAGCCGCGACTCGGTGATCGGACGTAGATGGTTGATGAGTCGGGAAGGCTTAAAATCTCCATCTGATGGTGGGAATCATCNNNNNNNNNNNNNNNNNNNNNNNNNNNNNNNNNNNNNNNNNNNNNNNNNNNNNNNNNNNNNNNNNNNNNNNNNNNNNNNNNNNNNNNNNNNNNNNNNNNNTGATAAAGCTAGCACCGGATGGGCCCATCCAATGGTTCGATAATTATATACTAGGCATAATCTTTTTAAGCTTACGGGTGTTAATTTGAAAGCATTCAATTAGTGAGAGATTAGATAACTTatgtaattaagaaaaaaaaggagtGATACCATGAGTTTCAAAATTATAACTACCAGAATCACCCGTGTAACTTTTATTAAGAGAAAAGCACTCACAATAATacatatcttctttttttttttttttttttcaagacccAATTCATCCACACAACTAAATATTATATACACAGACAACTTTCGCTATCATCCATCGTACCTAACTAATGCTTTTGGTCCTAATTCCTAAACTCATTTGACCGCACACCAGATCTTCCAACGAACGCGGCGCAACATCTCAAACCAACCCAAACGATGCCCCCCTCCCATCTCACAAAACCCATGGACCCCATCTCCCTCTGCACCCACTTCCCATCCCCCTGCCACATCTCCCCGGTTTCCCACTGCCTCGCTCCCGCCTTCCTGCCCGTCACTTCCGGAAAAGGTCACGCTGATAGACTACGGAGAAAGACAACCAGAGTTTGACAGCCGAGCAACAAAATCACAAAATTCCTCCTTCCACCGCAAACAAATAACCCCTCTAATCTCCTCAACCCCCATACCATTCTATCACCCCCACCACCAGAACCACGCAACCTAGTTTTTTCTTTGGTCAATTTTGGTGGTCTCCATAAAATTCCTTAATAAAATACTATAATTCATAAGTAACAGCTCTCTCCGTGCGGCTATTAAGTTTCTCGTCTTCTTTCTTTTCTGTGTTGCGATCGGCGAAGCCCCTTGCTCCGTCGCAGCAGCAGCACCAGCACGAAGAGTTCGAGTCTAAGGCGGGAGCGAGATCTACCCCGTCGCATCGATCGCCGCTCTGATCTCGTCCCCCGCCTCGCGATCCCATCTCTTATATTAGAAGCTGGAGCCCCTCCAGGAAACGCCGCAGCCCTTGAAGCCGTCGCCGAACAACGGCCAGATCCGGTACCGGACGCCGTCTGCCGCCGATCTGATCACGACGTACGGCGACGCTGACGCGAAGATGAAGCAGCGGGCCGCCCGCGGTCCGGCAGGAGCCCTCGCCGACAAGATCCACCGCTACCGTGGGGCCATACTCCTCGTCTCGATCCCCTTCCTCCTCGTCTCCTTCGTTCTCTTCCTCTTGCCCCGCTCCCCCGCTGTCCCCTTCCTCTCCGCCGGCCGCAAGATCGTCCCCGGTGGCGGCGGCGGCGCTGCGGCGGACGCGGGATCCAAGAGCTACGCGGTCATCTTCGATGCCGGGAGTTCCGGGAGTAGGGTTCATGTCTACTGCTTCGATGAGAACTTGGATCTGCTTCACATCGGGGTGGAGATCGAGCTCTTCATACAGGTATCGATCGAGTAGGTTTGCGTCTACTTCTAGTTGAATTCTTCATTTGAGGTTAGAATTCGAGTAATGTGTGCGGCATTTATCATCTTTTGATCACTTCTGCGATGAGTTTCTTCTCCTTATTTTTAACAAACGCCTTACAAATGTTAAATAGCGTCTCGAATACTTAGTCTCCATGTGAAGAGATATATAGATGTGACTGAATTTCTTTAAATGATTTTATGAATGAAGTCAGAATTTGGTTTAAGGAACAAATTGGTGAAAGTTGAGAGGGTCAGTTTACTTAATAGAAAAATGTGATTATAAACAGATCTTCTTTGTGATGACTCATGGTATCACCAAACGCCATTCTGTGGAGTGTGGTTTTGCATGGAATGTTTGTGGTATCATGAGTGATCACAATTCTAGCAGCAAGGTCTGTTTTATATGCATGACAATTGATGATTGACGATCATGGAAACCAAATTTTGGAGCTGTTATAGCTGAGTGAACTCTTTGGAAAACAAAGGTGCCAAAACTCTATATCACACACCTCTTTGTGAAGTTTAAGGATAGGGATATTACAAACTTCGGCGAGAAATACAGCCCAATAAAATCTTAGAAGATAAATACTTGTAATGCCTCTTTTCATGGGTCATGCTCTCTAGCAAACAATTTAAATGTGTGGGTTAGGAAGTTTTTCAAAGAGCTTGTTATttggtgtcataatttttgtcctTCATGTGCAGAAAAAACCGGGCTTGAGTGCCTTTGCTAAAGATCCCCAGGAGGCTGCAAATTCACTAATTCCTCTTCTGGCAAAGGCTGAAAGTGTAGTTCCTGCTGAATTGCGAGAGAAAACGCCTATCAGAGTTGGGGTAAATAATAGTTTCTTGGCGAATAGGATCGCATGGTGATTGTAGTTTGAAAGTTGCATGCTTGTTGTCATCAAAGGTCATTCATATGTTGATGCTTATCCAGGCAACTGCAGGGCTGAGAGCTTTGGGAGCTGAaacatctgaaaaaattttgcaaGCGGTAATAATGTTGCTATATTCATcaggaaaaaaatttattttaaagctGGAAAGAGCAATTATTCTTATGTTTCATCTTTTATGTTCAATTGCTTTCAATGAGTTTCTAATTCCATAATTGCAGCTTTATCCTTGCAAGCAACAGTCTTACTGTTGCTTTAGCACAGCACATACAGAATATCCCAATATTTTCTTTGATCTGAACCTGCAATTTTACAGGTTAGGGATCTTCTTAACAGCAAGAGCTCACTTAAATTCCAGCCAGATTGGGTGTCTGTTCTTGATGGAACTCAAGAAGGTGCTTTTCAGTGGGTATGTTATCCAAACTTATTTATGTTGTATCTTTGGCATTTCAGTTTGGAAATACTATTTAGTTCTTTTTAATATTGTGATTGTTCTCAATATTGAAGCAAACTATTATTCATCTATTTGAAAGCATGAGTTATAAAAGGAAGCAGAGTGATTTAGATGATAGGCATCGTGAATCTTAGCATAATCATTGCTGAACATTgttgttgtcaattcatatgtgcAACTTCCTAATAATAATGGAACCTCTGCAAGAGAATTGAGTATCATTTTACAATTGGCTGTTTGTTTCGCTGTCACTGACTGAGATTTTGCCAATATATACTTTTGCTATGTGGCGCGCGGGCACCGCCGggcggggggtgggggggggggtgtggggtgGGGCGGGGCATAGAGAGGGAGGGGTAGCAAGGATAGAACATGAGCCTTTTGGAAAAGGACAAGTGATCTTTTAACCAAACCGATCTCAACTAAAAAATGAATTCATGTTTCTTTATGCTACTTGTCTTGATGTCactatattgtgcatccttttagAAATCCTGTTTCCATAAACCAGCCAAATCTTGAAGCATGTGATAGCTGGAGTCTTCAATGACAGCCTTGTGCTTCTTTCTTGTATTTCGATTTGCACCTtcttatagaaaaatcaaaaagttAAGCCGCAATAATGAAATCTCCTCAAATAAAGAAATATAAGCATTTTTCTTGTATTAAGGCTTGCTTTGTAATCCCTTTTTTCATTTTGAAAAAACTTGAATACTTGTGTTTAACCTTTTTGAGATAATTTTATTGTCCTATAAGGGCGTGGagaaataatattttgattttgtaAATATTCAGTGTTGTTCTAAGAAAATCCTTTGTGTAGGTTACAATAAATTATCTGTTAGGAAAATTGGGAAAGACACACTCAGACACTGTTGGAGTGGTTGATTTGGGAGGAGGGTCTGTTCAAATGGCTTATGCTATCTCTGAAGAGGATGCTGCAAAGGCTCCAAAAGTTGCAGATGGAGAGGACACATATGTGAAGCAGCTGTTTCTTAAAGGAACCAAATATTACCTATATGTTCACAGGTTTGACAATTCCCTTGATCTACTATCTGAGCTCTTGCTTTCTAATGTCTGTTTCAGGGAAGACTTTCTCTTGTAAAGTTAAAAAGGTATAGAACTTAATGATCATCAATCTGATTTTGGAATTTGGGCATCCAAATTCTAGCCATTTCTACAGTCAATGACTTGGAAAATGTCACCAACATTTCTAATGTTCTAAAATATAATCTTAACTGGGTTTTTTACCTTTTAGTTACTTGCATTATGGTCTGTTGGCTGCTCGAGCAGAGATTTTGAAGGCTGGAGGTGATTACAGTACTTGCATTTTGAATGGTTATAACGGTATGTCTTCCATTATACTTCCTAAGCCTTCCTGATtgcattgaaaaaattttttgagtggAAATTTATGTTTAAGTTgacatttaattttatttaaaaatttttgatgtttctatatttaattatcaattattatattttagCTATGAAGTAATAGCTAATTGTTTTGAACAGTAGACTGGACTCGACCTGGTCTGCACCGTAATTGAAATATTTTTGGTTGAGCCTGGGTCGCACTTGACCCTGACCTAACTTGAATGACCCCTTGAGTCTAGAATCTTTTCCATGGGTCTAACCCCACCCAATCCGATCTATCAATGGGGGTTGGGTTGGGGGTCCAAAATCAAGCCCCAAACATGAAACTGAGTCATATTGGTTCAAGCATGCCCTGGTCTGACCCAACCTGTTGGCAGCCCTAAAGTACTATTTAATGCAGGAATGTTAAAATTTCCCTAGGAATATGGAATTTTCAAATTATATGTGTTGCTCCTGTAAATTTTGTGTGCTGTCTTTTGTTATATTTTCTTCATCCTTTTAAATTAGCACATCGCCTAAAACAGACAAGAGTTTGTGAACCTTTAGCATGTGCAATGGATTGATTGCATAAGAAcactataaaaaatttagaaggcTACCACTTTTTATGTATCTCTAGAGGTACTTTTGACTTACTGTATCTGGAAAAACAGAAGCAATGCTCCCATTGCTGCTCTAACTCTTCTGCTAGCATTATAAAAGGTGACAAATTAACTGCTTatgcatttttatttttagttttttaaatCTAGAACAATGACAAATCTGGTAAGACGGATGCTTTAGGGCCCTTTTTGCATTGGCAATATGGTTTTTGCCTAAAGGCTTCTTACAGACATTTGGTAATCAGTCAGAATACAATGAACTTTTCTTACTGTAATCCTGGAGAGTTTCATATGTTGTAATGTCATGATCCTTAATCTGCTTGCGGATTTCTATTTAGATGATGCAACTTTAGAATGTAGTCACAAGTTCGGCACTTGGAAATGAAACAGCTAAAATATAATATGCAAATTCGAAAAAAATGCAGAAATTTTCCAGAAGTTTGGAAATCACTTAAAATAaacaaaaatccaaaaaatataatacttaaaaaatataaattaataatatatttacatATTTATTCATGTGAAATAAGTGTTAGTGATATAAGAACAGCAACAAGTAGTTAAAAGATCATCGCCAAGAAAACATTAGATTATTAATGGTTAATTCATTAaggttttttaaataaattatataaatccaTGTGTATATTCTAAAATTTGAGAACGCATTATGAATGtatgaataatttttgatttattcatTTGTGGGGATTAACTTGGAGCACGATCTGCCCAATAATAAAAATCTAGaacaattcaagaagttttcgtCATTGTCAATTCTATTGCTATTGTGCTTTAGAAGATTAATATACAATACAGATAAAGGATCAACACTTTATTCTTTTAGAATCTGTTAAATAAATTTggcagtagatcttagtatcactTTTGCATGCAAGTCCGTTTGAATGTTTTTCAACTCTAAAAGGCTAAAATTTGCTAGAATCATGGTAAACCAATGAAGATATATGGTACTTTAAGCTGCTATAATGGAATGTCATGATGACAACATTGGAAGATGCCGCTTAATTCCATTTTCTTTGCTTATTCTGAATCTCTGATTACAGGAAACAAATTCATGCTGTCTTCTTATTGTTTGATATATCTTTGGAATCTTCCTTCTGATTCTCACTTTTAGCTTTTCATATTTCCTCTCTCCAAAAGGGAAATACAAATATGGGGATGATGTATACAAAGCATCGGCCGCACCTTCTGGAGCTAGCCTTTCTAAGTGCAGAAGTGATGCTGTTAAAGCTCTCAAAGTTGATGAACCAGTATGTACACACATGAAGTGTACATTTGGTGGTATATGGAATGGTGGTGGTGGAGATGGGCAGAAAAATCTATTTGTGGCATCCTTTTTCTTTGATAGAGCTGCTGAGGTGATACTCTACAGTCTTTTTTTTATAGTCAAACATTATTTATGCTGTTTTTTGAGCTCTTACCTTCCAGTTTGTGGTACTAATTATGTGTCATTCTCTGTATAGGCCGGTTTTATAGATCCGAAGGTGCCAGTTGCGAAGGTTAGACCTTCAGATTTTGAGAAGGCTGCAAAGCGTGCTTGCAAATTGAATGTTGATGATGCCAAGGTTACCTATTCTCGCGTTTCTGTGGAGAACCTtccctttttgtgcatggatcttgTTTACCAGTACACCTTACTTGTGGATGGCTTTGGTATGTCAATCAAAATGAACTTGCTTCCATCCGTATAATCTCGTAGTTTTGTAAATATGATTCTGATCCCTATATTTGTATTTTGACAGCCCTGGATCCACATCAAGAGATCACACTAGTGAAGCAGGTGCAGTATGGGGATGCCTTCGTTGAGGCAGCATGGCCACTGGGTAGTGCCATCGAAGTTGCATCATCAGCGTAAAGGCAATCATATGAGAATTAGCGTTTGCAATGGTTTCAGATATTGGTGGTTCTGTGGCTCTGATTTTACTGGCAAACAATAATGAGAAAGCTCTGCCAATGTTGTCCTACCTGCTGCTACAGGATTCTGGTTATGCTGCAGTTAAGGAGAGATGGCTGTCGCAATTTTGCATTATAATTGATTGTTTTTCCATTTGTGACTGGGAAAGATGCATTTTGACACACATTCTTTGCCGATAGAATTCTTCCTCTTCTTATACAGCCCTTAAATGACATTTGATGATTATTTGTAAACGTTGTTACAATGACATAATTATCAAAATTGATATTGGTTCATATATGGTTTTTGCCAACTTTCTGTCAAATTCCAATTGAATTCTTGCCTGGCATGATTCTGCGAGATTATTAGGGAGAATGTAAACATTCGTTGGGAGTCGAAAGTGAAGGTTCAATCTTGATAATCGTCGGTCGATCCTAACATGCAGGCAAATAGGCAAGCAGTTCATATGCAAGAATTTGAGCAACCCTGATTCCAGATTTTTGGGTCATGAGCCGAGTCATTCGCCAGCTCGAATAATTTTCACTTGGAAAAATTTGTGAAGATAAACGATTATAGGAGCGGAAAACAACTTCCTGCTTAAAATGCTTGAATCACATCCATTCATTTAGCAATTAAATGTTTGCTTATTTATAGGTGATGCATCCCTGAAAATTCAGAAATGAATAATTACGGTGCCCTCTTGAcacagttttttttttaaaaaaaactttatTCTTTAAAATGCCTTGAAAGCCAAAAAAGAGTAGGTATGAAATCCAATGGAGCTAATGGATATAATACTCACCTTTATTTTTCACGAAGCTTCCTGTTGAAAAGCTAGATGCTACACTTGTTTTATGGTAGAAGCTATATGCTATGCTAAACATTAACAAAAGTTCTATTTAAGCTGCCATGAATACAGGCGGGAGAAGAAAAGCTCCCACAGACAACAGCACACTCAAACGAGGGTACGAAACTCAGAACTGAGGCAAAGCTCAGGCCTGAAAAACAGAGAACAAAACTCACACTCAGAACCTCCCCCTGAAACCAGCAAGGAAGAAGTGATACGCCCAAATACAGAGATAGAAGTAACAACATTACAAAATGAACCAAAGAGAAACAAGGGAACAAAAAGTCGCAAAAAGTAACAAAAAGTCGCAAaaagtccaagaagctgaggCCAAAATCCAAGGCCATGAACAACAGGTTAATTGCCGGATGCACTCCCATCAGAACGTGCCAATTGCCTGAACAATGCACCGAGACCTGCAATGGAGAGCAACCAGATATCAAAAACCTGTGGTTGGTGCAAAAATGACTATGGTTCTCAAGGCCCTAATGAACGGAGAACTTCCTTACCTCGTAGGCCGTTCAAGTCCAGCAAATAGAACATTGAAAAAACTGCCAGGAGCATGTTTTAatggtaaattataatgtatccTCATAATGATGTCACAGAATTTTTGCTCTTTCAAAGTAAGTCTTCAAATGCCATAGCTGCAGACCAGCAACTCCCAAGCAAACAATAAGGGATAACAGACTCAACCAACCCATTCCTGAGGTTGTGCTTTGATTTAATCTCTGTGTTTCCGCCTCCCTTAAACCGAATGAGAACAACGGGATGGTAACTTTATTCTTAGTTACATAATATCATACACAACATTGAGAGGTATAATTACCTCTGATGCAGAAATATCATCTCTTCATGTATCGAGTCAATAACTAACTCCAACTTCTTCAACTCCAGCTCCATCACCTGGATGCAATGCAAACAATTGGATTAAGAATTTTTAACACAAGTTATAGAACGAGGTGCTCTGCCCACAAGATAACCATAAAATATAGATAATGTTGGAGACAACATACTCATAAATCAAAAATAACAAGCCTTTAGCCTTATTACCATTGAGTTTAGCCTTATGATTGCTTCTTCATTATACATATTCAGAAGGTGTTCCA contains these protein-coding regions:
- the LOC140858074 gene encoding probable apyrase 1, coding for MKQRAARGPAGALADKIHRYRGAILLVSIPFLLVSFVLFLLPRSPAVPFLSAGRKIVPGGGGGAAADAGSKSYAVIFDAGSSGSRVHVYCFDENLDLLHIGVEIELFIQKKPGLSAFAKDPQEAANSLIPLLAKAESVVPAELREKTPIRVGATAGLRALGAETSEKILQAVRDLLNSKSSLKFQPDWVSVLDGTQEGAFQWVTINYLLGKLGKTHSDTVGVVDLGGGSVQMAYAISEEDAAKAPKVADGEDTYVKQLFLKGTKYYLYVHSYLHYGLLAARAEILKAGGDYSTCILNGYNGKYKYGDDVYKASAAPSGASLSKCRSDAVKALKVDEPVCTHMKCTFGGIWNGGGGDGQKNLFVASFFFDRAAEAGFIDPKVPVAKVRPSDFEKAAKRACKLNVDDAKVTYSRVSVENLPFLCMDLVYQYTLLVDGFALDPHQEITLVKQVQYGDAFVEAAWPLGSAIEVASSA